Proteins encoded together in one Prunus dulcis chromosome 3, ALMONDv2, whole genome shotgun sequence window:
- the LOC117622523 gene encoding double-stranded RNA-binding protein 1-like isoform X8 — protein sequence MYKSKLQELCQQRKWRLPEYNATKLGLDHNPRFSASVTINGVAFDTVQLFRSSKEAQNDAARLAFAHFTDPQPRHTNRIPSPSSFPQPSLPASSALPSTAGTNLTGTHDTKQTLQPKIQETHETSYVPVEFSGIASGGNSQANGSTSGIEDGNRLRALPSTAGTNLTGTHDTKQTLQPKIQETHETSYVPVEFSGIASGGNSQANGSTLGIEDGNRLRDIQHLYKNQLQTYAHKRNLLLPVYSCEREGPPHANHFKCRVTIDEHTYEGQEFLPTMKEAEHAVAKVALMSLLPNGIQEDYIGLYKNVLQELIQKEGFSMPVYSTKNSGEVHVPIFVSTVEIEGETFTGSEARSKKQAEMGAAKVAYHTLRERKSKSSKIPLVRPPAQKGLEMPEILSSSFQSNLATDLQEGRPNTPMIVSPSAITREQMMENSVTAEGNSHHPATVSSRPDALTTSSGFSSSDVLYGRAQESNSSSLSESRNGSSSTLPSDTSTKLAMDSTLEPPAKRSMYNKVSVYPYKSDMKFPEGNTVLPTSDEKWVALSHT from the exons ATGTACAAGTCGAAGCTGCAGGAGCTGTGCCAGCAGAGGAAATGGCGCTTGCCCGAGTACAACGCCACAAAGCTTGGCCTCGACCACAACCCTCGCTTCTCAGCCTCCGTCACCATAAACGGCGTCGCCTTCGACACGGTGCAACTCTTCAGGTCCTCCAAGGAAGCCCAAAACGACGCTGCTAGACTTGCCTTCGCTCACTTCACTGATCCGCAACCCAGACATACCAATCGCATTCCCAGCCCTTCCTCATTCCCTCAACCTTCTCTTCCCGCTTCCTCAG CACTTCCTTCAACAGCGGGCACCAATTTGACTGGTACACATGACACAAAACAGACATTGCAACCAAAGATTCAAGAAACACATGAAACTTCTTACGTGCCAGTTGAGTTCAGTGGTATAGCATCAGGTGGCAATTCTCAGGCGAATGGCAGCACATCGGGTATTGAAGATGGTAATCGATTGAGAG CACTTCCTTCAACAGCGGGCACCAATTTGACTGGTACACATGACACAAAACAGACATTGCAACCAAAGATTCAAGAAACACATGAAACTTCTTACGTGCCAGTTGAGTTCAGTGGTATAGCATCAGGTGGCAATTCTCAGGCGAATGGCAGCACATTGGGTATTGAAGATGGTAATCGATTGAGAG ATATACAGCATTTGTACAAGAACCAACTGCAGACTTATGCACATAAGAGAAATCTTCTTCTACCTGTGTACAGTTGTGAGCGGGAAGGTCCGCCTCATGCCAATCATTTCAAGTGTAGGGTAACAATTGATGAACATACCTATGAGGGTCAAGAGTTTCTTCCTACAATGAAGGAAGCTGAACATGCAGTTGCAAAAGTTGCTTTGATGTCCCTGTTGCCAAATGGAATACAAGAG GATTATATCGGTTTATACAAAAACGTTTTACAAGAATTAATCCAGAAAGAAGGTTTTTCTATGCCAGTCTATAGCACAAAGAATTCTGGCGAAGTTCATGTgccaatttttgtttcaactgTGGAGATAGAAGGAGAAACTTTTACAGGTTCAGAAGCAAGAAGCAAGAAGCAGGCAGAGATGGGTGCAGCAAAGGTTGCTTACCATACCTTGAGAGAGCGTAAGa GTAAGTCAAGTAAGATCCCTTTGGTCCGGCCCCCTGCTCAGAAGGGGCTAGAAATGCCAGAGATCTTATCTTCAAGCTTTCAGTCAAACCTAGCTACTGATTTACAAGAAGGCAGGCCTAACACCCCCATGATCGTAAGTCCGAGTGCGATTACTAGGGAACAGATGATGGAGAATAGTG TAACTGCAGAAGGGAACAGTCATCATCCTGCCACAGTATCTTCACGACCTGATGCTCTTACGACAAGCAGTGGATTCTCGTCTTCTGACGTTCTTTATGGCCGTGCACAGGAGTCAAACAGTTCTAGCCTCTCTGAGTCCCGAAATGGCTCTTCTTCAACTTTGCCTTCTGATACCTCCACTAAATTAGCTATGGACTCTACTCTTGAGCCACCAGCTAAAAGGAGCATGTATAACAAGGTTTCTGTTTATCCATACAAGTCAGATATGAAATTTCCTGAGGGAAACACTGTGCTGCCCACGAGTGATGAAAAGTGGGTTGCTTTGTCGCACACCTGA
- the LOC117622523 gene encoding double-stranded RNA-binding protein 1-like isoform X6, translating into MYKSKLQELCQQRKWRLPEYNATKLGLDHNPRFSASVTINGVAFDTVQLFRSSKEAQNDAARLAFAHFTDPQPRHTNRIPSPSSFPQPSLPASSALPSTAGTNLTGTHDTKQTLQPKIQETHETSYVPVEFSGIASGGNSQANGSTSGIEDGNRLRALPSTAGTNLTGTHDTKQTLQPKIQETHETSYVPVEFSGIASGGNSQANGSTLGIEDASTNLTGTHDTKQTLQPKIQETHETSYVPVEFSGIASGGNSQASGSTLDIEDGNRLRALPSTVGTILTGTHDTKQTLQPKIQETHETSYVPVEFSGIASGGNSQANGSTLDIEDGNRLRDIQHLYKNQLQTYAHKRNLLLPVYSCEREGPPHANHFKCRVTIDEHTYEGQEFLPTMKEAEHAVAKVALMSLLPNGIQEDYIGLYKNVLQELIQKEGFSMPVYSTKNSGEVHVPIFVSTVEIEGETFTGSEARSKKQAEMGAAKVAYHTLRERKSKSSKIPLVRPPAQKGLEMPEILSSSFQSNLATDLQEGRPNTPMIVSPSAITREQMMENSVTAEGNSHHPATVSSRPDALTTSSGFSSSDVLYGRAQESNSSSLSESRNGSSSTLPSDTSTKLAMDSTLEPPAKRSMYNKVSVYPYKSDMKFPEGNTVLPTSDEKWVALSHT; encoded by the exons ATGTACAAGTCGAAGCTGCAGGAGCTGTGCCAGCAGAGGAAATGGCGCTTGCCCGAGTACAACGCCACAAAGCTTGGCCTCGACCACAACCCTCGCTTCTCAGCCTCCGTCACCATAAACGGCGTCGCCTTCGACACGGTGCAACTCTTCAGGTCCTCCAAGGAAGCCCAAAACGACGCTGCTAGACTTGCCTTCGCTCACTTCACTGATCCGCAACCCAGACATACCAATCGCATTCCCAGCCCTTCCTCATTCCCTCAACCTTCTCTTCCCGCTTCCTCAG CACTTCCTTCAACAGCGGGCACCAATTTGACTGGTACACATGACACAAAACAGACATTGCAACCAAAGATTCAAGAAACACATGAAACTTCTTACGTGCCAGTTGAGTTCAGTGGTATAGCATCAGGTGGCAATTCTCAGGCGAATGGCAGCACATCGGGTATTGAAGATGGTAATCGATTGAGAG CACTTCCTTCAACAGCGGGCACCAATTTGACTGGTACACATGACACAAAACAGACATTGCAACCAAAGATTCAAGAAACACATGAAACTTCTTACGTGCCAGTTGAGTTCAGTGGTATAGCATCAGGTGGCAATTCTCAGGCGAATGGCAGCACATTGGGTATTGAAGATG CGAGCACCAATTTGACTGGTACACATGACACAAAACAGACATTGCAACCAAAGATTCAAGAAACACATGAAACTTCTTACGTGCCAGTTGAGTTCAGTGGTATAGCATCAGGTGGCAATTCTCAGGCGAGTGGCAGCACATTGGATATTGAAGATGGTAATCGATTGAGAG CACTTCCTTCAACAGTGGGCACCATTTTGACTGGTACACATGACACAAAACAGACATTGCAACCAAAGATTCAAGAAACACATGAAACTTCTTACGTGCCAGTTGAGTTCAGTGGTATAGCATCAGGTGGCAATTCTCAGGCGAATGGCAGCACATTGGATATTGAAGATGGTAATCGATTGAGAG ATATACAGCATTTGTACAAGAACCAACTGCAGACTTATGCACATAAGAGAAATCTTCTTCTACCTGTGTACAGTTGTGAGCGGGAAGGTCCGCCTCATGCCAATCATTTCAAGTGTAGGGTAACAATTGATGAACATACCTATGAGGGTCAAGAGTTTCTTCCTACAATGAAGGAAGCTGAACATGCAGTTGCAAAAGTTGCTTTGATGTCCCTGTTGCCAAATGGAATACAAGAG GATTATATCGGTTTATACAAAAACGTTTTACAAGAATTAATCCAGAAAGAAGGTTTTTCTATGCCAGTCTATAGCACAAAGAATTCTGGCGAAGTTCATGTgccaatttttgtttcaactgTGGAGATAGAAGGAGAAACTTTTACAGGTTCAGAAGCAAGAAGCAAGAAGCAGGCAGAGATGGGTGCAGCAAAGGTTGCTTACCATACCTTGAGAGAGCGTAAGa GTAAGTCAAGTAAGATCCCTTTGGTCCGGCCCCCTGCTCAGAAGGGGCTAGAAATGCCAGAGATCTTATCTTCAAGCTTTCAGTCAAACCTAGCTACTGATTTACAAGAAGGCAGGCCTAACACCCCCATGATCGTAAGTCCGAGTGCGATTACTAGGGAACAGATGATGGAGAATAGTG TAACTGCAGAAGGGAACAGTCATCATCCTGCCACAGTATCTTCACGACCTGATGCTCTTACGACAAGCAGTGGATTCTCGTCTTCTGACGTTCTTTATGGCCGTGCACAGGAGTCAAACAGTTCTAGCCTCTCTGAGTCCCGAAATGGCTCTTCTTCAACTTTGCCTTCTGATACCTCCACTAAATTAGCTATGGACTCTACTCTTGAGCCACCAGCTAAAAGGAGCATGTATAACAAGGTTTCTGTTTATCCATACAAGTCAGATATGAAATTTCCTGAGGGAAACACTGTGCTGCCCACGAGTGATGAAAAGTGGGTTGCTTTGTCGCACACCTGA
- the LOC117622523 gene encoding double-stranded RNA-binding protein 1-like isoform X3, whose amino-acid sequence MYKSKLQELCQQRKWRLPEYNATKLGLDHNPRFSASVTINGVAFDTVQLFRSSKEAQNDAARLAFAHFTDPQPRHTNRIPSPSSFPQPSLPASSALPSTAGTNLTGTHDTKQTLQPKIQETHETSYVPVEFSGIASGGNSQANGSTSGIEDGNRLRALPSTAGTNLTGTHDTKQTLQPKIQETHETSYVPVEFSGIASGGNSQANGSTLGIEDALPSTASTNLTGTHDTKQTLQPKIQETHETSYVPVEFSGIASGGNSQASGSTLDIEDGNRLRALPSTVGTILTGTHDTKQTLQPKIQETHETSYVPVEFSGIASGGNSQANGSTLDIEDGNRLRDIQHLYKNQLQTYAHKRNLLLPVYSCEREGPPHANHFKCRVTIDEHTYEGQEFLPTMKEAEHAVAKVALMSLLPNGIQEDYIGLYKNVLQELIQKEGFSMPVYSTKNSGEVHVPIFVSTVEIEGETFTGSEARSKKQAEMGAAKVAYHTLRERKSKSSKIPLVRPPAQKGLEMPEILSSSFQSNLATDLQEGRPNTPMIVSPSAITREQMMENSVTAEGNSHHPATVSSRPDALTTSSGFSSSDVLYGRAQESNSSSLSESRNGSSSTLPSDTSTKLAMDSTLEPPAKRSMYNKVSVYPYKSDMKFPEGNTVLPTSDEKWVALSHT is encoded by the exons ATGTACAAGTCGAAGCTGCAGGAGCTGTGCCAGCAGAGGAAATGGCGCTTGCCCGAGTACAACGCCACAAAGCTTGGCCTCGACCACAACCCTCGCTTCTCAGCCTCCGTCACCATAAACGGCGTCGCCTTCGACACGGTGCAACTCTTCAGGTCCTCCAAGGAAGCCCAAAACGACGCTGCTAGACTTGCCTTCGCTCACTTCACTGATCCGCAACCCAGACATACCAATCGCATTCCCAGCCCTTCCTCATTCCCTCAACCTTCTCTTCCCGCTTCCTCAG CACTTCCTTCAACAGCGGGCACCAATTTGACTGGTACACATGACACAAAACAGACATTGCAACCAAAGATTCAAGAAACACATGAAACTTCTTACGTGCCAGTTGAGTTCAGTGGTATAGCATCAGGTGGCAATTCTCAGGCGAATGGCAGCACATCGGGTATTGAAGATGGTAATCGATTGAGAG CACTTCCTTCAACAGCGGGCACCAATTTGACTGGTACACATGACACAAAACAGACATTGCAACCAAAGATTCAAGAAACACATGAAACTTCTTACGTGCCAGTTGAGTTCAGTGGTATAGCATCAGGTGGCAATTCTCAGGCGAATGGCAGCACATTGGGTATTGAAGATG CACTTCCTTCAACAGCGAGCACCAATTTGACTGGTACACATGACACAAAACAGACATTGCAACCAAAGATTCAAGAAACACATGAAACTTCTTACGTGCCAGTTGAGTTCAGTGGTATAGCATCAGGTGGCAATTCTCAGGCGAGTGGCAGCACATTGGATATTGAAGATGGTAATCGATTGAGAG CACTTCCTTCAACAGTGGGCACCATTTTGACTGGTACACATGACACAAAACAGACATTGCAACCAAAGATTCAAGAAACACATGAAACTTCTTACGTGCCAGTTGAGTTCAGTGGTATAGCATCAGGTGGCAATTCTCAGGCGAATGGCAGCACATTGGATATTGAAGATGGTAATCGATTGAGAG ATATACAGCATTTGTACAAGAACCAACTGCAGACTTATGCACATAAGAGAAATCTTCTTCTACCTGTGTACAGTTGTGAGCGGGAAGGTCCGCCTCATGCCAATCATTTCAAGTGTAGGGTAACAATTGATGAACATACCTATGAGGGTCAAGAGTTTCTTCCTACAATGAAGGAAGCTGAACATGCAGTTGCAAAAGTTGCTTTGATGTCCCTGTTGCCAAATGGAATACAAGAG GATTATATCGGTTTATACAAAAACGTTTTACAAGAATTAATCCAGAAAGAAGGTTTTTCTATGCCAGTCTATAGCACAAAGAATTCTGGCGAAGTTCATGTgccaatttttgtttcaactgTGGAGATAGAAGGAGAAACTTTTACAGGTTCAGAAGCAAGAAGCAAGAAGCAGGCAGAGATGGGTGCAGCAAAGGTTGCTTACCATACCTTGAGAGAGCGTAAGa GTAAGTCAAGTAAGATCCCTTTGGTCCGGCCCCCTGCTCAGAAGGGGCTAGAAATGCCAGAGATCTTATCTTCAAGCTTTCAGTCAAACCTAGCTACTGATTTACAAGAAGGCAGGCCTAACACCCCCATGATCGTAAGTCCGAGTGCGATTACTAGGGAACAGATGATGGAGAATAGTG TAACTGCAGAAGGGAACAGTCATCATCCTGCCACAGTATCTTCACGACCTGATGCTCTTACGACAAGCAGTGGATTCTCGTCTTCTGACGTTCTTTATGGCCGTGCACAGGAGTCAAACAGTTCTAGCCTCTCTGAGTCCCGAAATGGCTCTTCTTCAACTTTGCCTTCTGATACCTCCACTAAATTAGCTATGGACTCTACTCTTGAGCCACCAGCTAAAAGGAGCATGTATAACAAGGTTTCTGTTTATCCATACAAGTCAGATATGAAATTTCCTGAGGGAAACACTGTGCTGCCCACGAGTGATGAAAAGTGGGTTGCTTTGTCGCACACCTGA